One segment of Herbaspirillum hiltneri N3 DNA contains the following:
- the tssJ gene encoding type VI secretion system lipoprotein TssJ, with amino-acid sequence MRNQFKIGATTCVLVGLAGCGAFQATKDSAVDAAKWAFTTQIKTMNIDLLARSSLNPDSGGRSLSTVVRIYQLKTAKNFEKLDYMQLQRDDIDALKPDLLATKDIVLRPDANASISEAMNSEAEYVGVVAFFRDMDKTSQWKLILPKKQWKKTDPVKIEVRESVLELQASES; translated from the coding sequence ATGAGAAATCAATTTAAAATCGGCGCGACGACATGCGTGCTCGTTGGGCTTGCCGGTTGTGGTGCTTTTCAAGCGACCAAAGACAGCGCCGTGGATGCAGCGAAATGGGCCTTCACGACGCAAATCAAGACGATGAATATCGATCTGCTTGCGCGTTCGTCGTTGAACCCGGACAGCGGCGGGCGTTCATTGTCGACGGTGGTGCGGATTTATCAATTGAAGACCGCAAAGAATTTTGAGAAGCTGGACTATATGCAATTGCAGCGCGATGACATTGACGCTTTGAAGCCGGATTTGTTGGCGACCAAAGATATTGTGTTGCGTCCGGACGCCAATGCCAGCATCAGTGAAGCAATGAACAGCGAAGCGGAATACGTGGGTGTCGTTGCCTTCTTCCGTGATATGGATAAAACCTCGCAATGGAAACTGATCCTGCCGAAAAAGCAGTGGAAGAAAACCGATCCGGTAAAGATAGAAGTTCGGGAGAGCGTTCTGGAACTGCAAGCTAGCGAGAGTTGA
- a CDS encoding ABC transporter ATP-binding protein, producing MSLLDIRNLSVRFGNATVVDDVSFSIQPGEKFGLVGESGSGKTVSALSVLRLNQDAHYDGQILFNGEDILQKSEAAMRGVRGMDAAMIFQEPMTALNPLFTIGNQIAEVLMLHEGLNARAAAQRTVALLEKTGIPEPARRALAYPHQLSGGQRQRAMIAMALACHPKLLIADEPTTALDVTIQVQILELLNQLQRDENMAVLLISHDLNLVRHFADRVGVMEKGKLVETAATGDLFATPQQAYTRKLLASRPQRNVEEVVPDAPVLLNADRLRCTFSIRQGWLSKKKFAAVDDVSLTLRKGETVGIVGESGSGKSTLGMALLRLSTATVEGDIRFDGQQVSAMSSAAVRPLRARMQVVFQDPFASLSPRRTVAQIVGEGLALHQPQLSAAQQRAEVIEALHEVGLSEDMLQRYPHEFSGGQRQRIAIARAVVLKPDLLLLDEPTSALDVTVQQQVLQLLAQLQRKHGLAYLFISHDLAVIRAMAHQVLVMKDGKVVESGAVSEVLQQPSHAYTQRLLAAATYAADELPDHTNSAIS from the coding sequence ATGAGCCTGCTCGATATCCGCAATTTGTCGGTGCGCTTCGGCAACGCTACGGTAGTCGACGACGTCAGTTTCAGCATCCAGCCCGGCGAGAAGTTCGGGCTGGTCGGCGAATCCGGTTCCGGCAAGACAGTCAGCGCCTTGTCGGTGCTGCGCCTGAATCAGGATGCGCATTACGATGGTCAGATCCTGTTCAACGGCGAAGACATCCTGCAAAAGAGCGAGGCCGCCATGCGCGGTGTACGCGGTATGGACGCGGCGATGATTTTCCAGGAGCCGATGACGGCCTTGAATCCCTTGTTCACCATCGGCAACCAGATCGCCGAGGTGCTCATGCTGCATGAAGGTCTGAATGCCAGGGCCGCGGCACAGCGCACCGTGGCCTTGCTGGAAAAGACCGGCATTCCTGAGCCCGCCCGGCGCGCACTGGCCTATCCGCATCAACTGTCCGGCGGCCAGCGCCAGCGTGCGATGATCGCGATGGCGCTGGCTTGCCATCCGAAGCTGCTGATCGCCGACGAGCCGACCACCGCGCTGGACGTAACAATCCAGGTGCAGATCCTGGAGTTGCTCAATCAATTGCAGCGCGACGAGAACATGGCCGTGCTGCTGATTTCGCACGATCTCAACCTGGTGCGCCACTTCGCCGATCGCGTCGGCGTGATGGAAAAAGGCAAGCTGGTCGAGACCGCCGCCACCGGCGACTTGTTCGCCACGCCGCAGCAAGCCTACACACGTAAACTGCTGGCCAGCCGGCCGCAGCGCAATGTCGAGGAGGTAGTGCCGGATGCGCCGGTGCTGCTGAACGCCGACAGGCTGCGCTGCACCTTTTCGATCAGGCAAGGCTGGCTGAGCAAGAAGAAATTCGCCGCCGTCGACGACGTCAGCCTGACGTTGCGCAAGGGCGAAACGGTCGGCATCGTGGGCGAGTCGGGTTCCGGCAAGTCGACCCTGGGCATGGCCTTGCTGCGCCTGTCGACCGCCACGGTCGAAGGCGACATCCGCTTCGACGGTCAGCAGGTCAGCGCCATGAGCTCGGCCGCCGTGCGGCCCTTGCGTGCGCGCATGCAGGTGGTGTTCCAGGACCCGTTCGCCTCGCTGTCGCCTCGTCGCACCGTCGCGCAGATCGTCGGCGAAGGACTGGCCTTGCATCAGCCGCAATTGAGCGCCGCGCAGCAGCGCGCCGAAGTGATCGAGGCACTACACGAAGTCGGCCTGTCGGAAGACATGCTGCAACGTTATCCGCATGAGTTCTCCGGCGGCCAGCGCCAGCGCATCGCTATTGCGCGTGCCGTGGTGCTCAAGCCTGACCTGCTGTTGCTCGATGAGCCGACCTCGGCGCTCGACGTCACCGTGCAGCAGCAGGTGCTGCAACTGCTGGCGCAACTGCAGCGCAAGCATGGACTGGCTTACCTGTTCATCAGCCACGACCTGGCAGTCATCCGCGCCATGGCGCATCAGGTGCTGGTGATGAAGGACGGCAAAGTGGTGGAAAGCGGGGCGGTCTCCGAGGTCCTGCAGCAGCCCTCGCATGCTTATACCCAGCGGCTGCTGGCGGCGGCGACTTATGCCGCAGATGAGCTCCCGGATCATACGAACTCTGCAATTTCCTAA
- a CDS encoding ABC transporter permease: MSATALIPTPSVSPGRRIWLRFRQNRNGYVSLILFLILFVISLGAELVSNDKPLVASYHGKILFPMLHDYSEKAFGGDFESPADYLDPFIQDQFRKDDNWAIYPPNHYRFDTLNYFAKQPNPAPPSSENWLGTDDRGRDVFARLLYGFRISILFGLALTATGVVLGLLAGALQGYFAGRTDLFMQRILEIWGSMPELYLLIIFSSIFEPSIGLLLVLLSLFGWMGLSDYVRADFLRNRNLEYVQAARALGLSNMQIIWRHVLPNSLTPVVTFLPFRMSASILALTSLDFLGLGVPPSTPSLGELLAQGKNNLDAWWIALSTFIVLTVTLLLLTNIGDALRNALDVRRKA; encoded by the coding sequence ATGAGCGCGACCGCCTTGATTCCAACTCCTTCGGTTTCCCCGGGCCGCCGCATCTGGCTGCGCTTCCGCCAGAACCGCAACGGCTATGTGAGCCTGATCCTTTTCCTGATCCTGTTCGTGATCAGCCTCGGCGCGGAACTGGTCTCCAACGACAAGCCGCTGGTGGCGAGCTACCACGGCAAGATTCTGTTCCCGATGCTGCACGACTATTCGGAAAAGGCCTTCGGCGGCGACTTCGAATCGCCGGCCGACTACCTCGACCCCTTTATTCAGGACCAGTTCAGGAAGGACGACAACTGGGCGATCTACCCGCCCAATCACTATCGCTTCGACACGCTCAACTATTTCGCCAAGCAACCGAACCCGGCGCCGCCGTCTTCGGAGAATTGGCTCGGCACCGACGACCGCGGCCGCGACGTGTTTGCACGTCTGCTGTACGGCTTCCGCATTTCCATTCTGTTCGGCCTGGCGCTGACGGCCACCGGCGTGGTGCTGGGCTTGCTGGCAGGCGCGTTGCAGGGTTATTTTGCCGGTCGCACCGACTTGTTCATGCAGCGCATCCTGGAAATCTGGGGCTCGATGCCCGAGCTTTACCTGCTGATCATTTTTTCTTCGATCTTCGAACCCAGCATCGGCTTGTTGCTGGTGCTGTTGTCGCTGTTCGGCTGGATGGGTTTGTCGGATTACGTGCGCGCCGATTTCCTGCGCAACCGCAATCTTGAATACGTGCAGGCGGCGCGTGCGCTCGGGCTGTCGAACATGCAGATCATCTGGCGCCACGTGCTGCCCAACAGCCTGACGCCGGTGGTCACCTTCCTGCCGTTCCGCATGAGCGCATCGATCCTGGCGCTGACCAGCCTCGACTTCCTCGGCCTCGGCGTGCCGCCTTCCACGCCCAGCCTCGGTGAACTGCTGGCGCAAGGCAAGAACAATCTCGACGCCTGGTGGATCGCCTTGTCGACCTTCATCGTGCTGACCGTGACCTTGCTGCTGCTGACCAATATCGGTGACGCCTTGCGCAATGCCCTCGATGTGCGGAGGAAAGCATGA
- a CDS encoding microcin C ABC transporter permease YejB, producing MNLWSYVLKRILLMLPTLLGVVVITFGVIQFVPGGPVEQALIEMKGLGGGGEASGGGASQYRGRQGVDAERVNEIKALYGFDKPPAERFWQMLKGFATFDLGKSFYHHGDVWQLVKSKMPVSITIGLWTFFLTYLISLPLGIAKAVREGSAFDSATSALVLVGYSIPGFVLGVFLLVVFGGGSFVQWFPLRGLTSDDWATLSLLGKVKDYLWHITLPVIASVAGSFAVMTMLTKNTFLEEIRKQYVLTARAKGLSENTVLYKHVFRNALIPLVTGFPAAFIGAFFTGSLLIETLFSLDGLGLLSYESVIRRDYPVVMGTLYLFTLIGLVVKLLGDLCYVWADPRVQFESLAK from the coding sequence ATGAATCTCTGGTCCTATGTCCTCAAGCGCATCCTGCTGATGCTGCCGACGCTGCTGGGCGTCGTCGTGATTACCTTCGGTGTGATCCAGTTCGTGCCGGGCGGCCCGGTTGAACAGGCGCTGATCGAAATGAAGGGCCTCGGCGGCGGCGGTGAAGCCTCCGGCGGCGGCGCCTCGCAATACCGCGGCCGCCAGGGCGTCGACGCCGAGCGCGTCAACGAGATCAAGGCGCTGTACGGTTTCGACAAGCCGCCGGCCGAGCGCTTCTGGCAAATGCTCAAGGGCTTCGCCACCTTCGATCTGGGCAAGAGCTTCTACCACCATGGCGACGTCTGGCAACTGGTGAAATCCAAAATGCCGGTGTCGATCACGATCGGCTTGTGGACCTTCTTCCTGACTTACCTGATCTCGTTGCCGCTCGGCATCGCCAAGGCGGTGCGCGAGGGTAGCGCTTTCGATTCCGCCACCAGCGCGCTGGTGCTGGTCGGTTACTCGATTCCCGGCTTCGTGCTTGGCGTGTTCCTGCTGGTGGTGTTCGGCGGAGGGAGTTTCGTGCAGTGGTTCCCGCTGCGCGGACTGACCTCGGACGATTGGGCCACGCTGTCGCTGTTGGGCAAGGTCAAGGATTACCTGTGGCACATCACCTTGCCGGTGATCGCCTCCGTCGCCGGCTCGTTCGCGGTCATGACCATGCTGACCAAGAACACCTTCCTCGAGGAAATCCGCAAGCAATATGTGCTCACCGCACGCGCCAAGGGCCTCTCCGAAAACACGGTGCTGTACAAGCACGTGTTCCGCAATGCGCTGATCCCGCTGGTGACCGGTTTCCCGGCGGCCTTCATCGGCGCTTTCTTCACCGGCAGCCTGCTCATCGAGACGCTGTTCTCGCTCGACGGCCTCGGTCTGCTGTCGTATGAGTCGGTGATCCGGCGCGATTATCCGGTGGTCATGGGTACGCTGTATCTGTTCACGCTGATCGGCCTGGTGGTAAAGCTGCTCGGCGATCTTTGCTATGTCTGGGCCGACCCGCGCGTCCAGTTTGAAAGTCTGGCCAAATGA
- a CDS encoding extracellular solute-binding protein, whose protein sequence is MRKFTLSTLLLSFAATVGFSGPVFADHAFSLYDTPKYPAGFTHFDYVNPDAPKRGTLYLANPDRRTSFDKFNPFSLKGVAAAGVSTLMFETLAIGSSDEVATMYGLLADDMTLAPDRMAMTFHLNPKARFNNGDPVTAADVKYSYDTLLAKGAPQFKSMFADVRQCVVVDAQTVRFEFKTRNHELPLIVGGVPVFSRKWAAGTAFDNIQLTPPITSGPYLIDAYDVGRNITYKRNPAYWGTDIPVRKGSFNFERIAYRFYKDDVARLEAFKAGEFDVVVEYSAKNWVRNYNGPKFASGEIVKRELKHSNGAGMQGFVMNLRRNQFKDARVRQALGLALDYEWMNRQLFYGQYTRIYSFFNNSELAATGAPEGDELKLLESIRASGTKIDPTVFGPAPIPPNTNPPGSLRGNLLQARELLRQAGWEYRDGALRNAKGDVFAFEILDDQSALSRVISIYVRNLQKLGIQVTQRTADFALVAKRMDEFDYDMTSIRFPDVSSPGNEMFDMFGSKAADEKGSNNVWGLKDKAVDKLVEALVAANTRKDLVAAARGLDRVLLHKYIVVPQWYSSTHRVAYRNRFGIPAVAPLYYQADPYVISSWWEVSPK, encoded by the coding sequence ATGCGTAAATTCACTCTCTCCACATTGCTTCTGAGCTTCGCGGCAACAGTCGGATTCAGCGGCCCGGTTTTCGCCGATCACGCCTTCTCCCTGTACGACACGCCCAAATATCCCGCCGGTTTCACCCATTTCGATTACGTCAATCCCGATGCCCCCAAGCGCGGCACGCTGTACCTCGCGAATCCGGACCGTCGCACCAGCTTCGATAAATTCAACCCGTTCTCGCTCAAGGGAGTCGCGGCGGCGGGCGTATCGACGCTGATGTTCGAGACGCTGGCGATCGGTTCCTCCGACGAAGTCGCCACCATGTACGGCCTGCTGGCCGACGACATGACGCTGGCGCCGGACCGCATGGCGATGACCTTCCACCTCAATCCCAAGGCGCGCTTCAACAATGGCGACCCGGTCACCGCAGCCGATGTCAAATATTCCTACGACACGCTGCTGGCCAAAGGCGCGCCGCAGTTCAAGTCGATGTTCGCCGACGTCAGGCAATGCGTGGTGGTCGATGCGCAGACCGTACGCTTCGAATTCAAGACCCGCAACCACGAGCTGCCGCTGATCGTCGGCGGGGTGCCGGTGTTCTCCAGGAAGTGGGCTGCCGGTACCGCGTTCGACAACATCCAGCTGACGCCGCCGATCACCAGCGGTCCCTATCTGATCGACGCCTACGACGTCGGCCGCAACATCACCTACAAGCGCAATCCGGCCTATTGGGGTACGGATATCCCGGTGCGCAAGGGCAGCTTCAATTTCGAGCGTATCGCCTATCGCTTTTACAAGGATGACGTGGCGCGGCTGGAAGCTTTCAAGGCCGGCGAGTTTGACGTCGTGGTGGAATACAGCGCCAAGAACTGGGTGCGCAACTACAACGGCCCCAAATTCGCCAGCGGTGAAATCGTCAAGCGCGAACTCAAGCATTCCAACGGCGCCGGCATGCAGGGCTTCGTCATGAACCTGCGTCGCAACCAGTTCAAGGATGCGCGCGTGCGCCAGGCGCTGGGACTCGCGCTTGACTACGAATGGATGAATCGCCAGTTGTTCTACGGCCAGTACACGCGCATCTATTCCTTCTTCAACAACAGCGAGTTGGCCGCTACCGGCGCGCCGGAAGGCGACGAACTGAAATTGCTGGAATCGATCCGGGCTTCCGGCACAAAGATCGATCCGACCGTGTTCGGTCCGGCGCCCATACCACCCAACACCAATCCACCCGGCTCGCTGCGCGGCAACCTGCTGCAGGCACGCGAATTGTTGCGCCAGGCCGGTTGGGAATACCGCGACGGCGCCTTGCGCAACGCCAAGGGCGACGTCTTCGCCTTCGAGATCCTCGACGATCAGTCGGCGTTGTCGCGCGTGATCAGCATCTACGTACGAAACCTGCAAAAGCTCGGCATCCAAGTCACGCAGCGTACCGCCGATTTTGCGTTGGTGGCCAAGCGCATGGACGAGTTCGATTACGACATGACCAGCATTCGCTTCCCTGACGTCAGCAGTCCGGGCAATGAAATGTTCGACATGTTCGGCTCCAAAGCGGCCGACGAAAAAGGTTCCAACAACGTCTGGGGACTGAAGGACAAGGCCGTCGACAAACTGGTCGAAGCGCTGGTCGCGGCGAACACGCGCAAGGATCTGGTCGCCGCCGCACGCGGACTGGATCGCGTCCTGCTGCACAAATACATCGTGGTGCCGCAGTGGTACTCGTCAACGCACCGCGTGGCCTATCGCAACCGTTTCGGCATTCCCGCCGTGGCGCCGCTGTACTACCAGGCCGACCCTTACGTGATCTCTAGCTGGTGGGAAGTGTCGCCGAAATGA
- the fabI gene encoding enoyl-ACP reductase FabI — protein MAFLQGKKILITGLLSNRSIAYGIAQACKREGAELAFTYVGERFKDRITKFAEEFDTKLIFDCDVGSDEQINALFADLGKSWDQLDGLVHAIGFAPAEAIAGDFLDGLSREGFKIAHDISAYSFPAMAKAALPLLRQNSALLTLTYLGSERVVPNYNTMGLAKASLEASVRYLAESLGPKGVRVNGVSAGPIKTLAASGIKGFGKILGFVSDHAPLRRNVTIEDVGNASAFLLSDLAGGITGEITYVDGGFSRVVGGISE, from the coding sequence ATGGCATTTCTGCAAGGCAAAAAAATCCTGATCACAGGTTTGTTATCGAATCGTTCCATCGCCTACGGCATCGCCCAGGCGTGCAAGCGCGAAGGCGCGGAACTGGCGTTCACCTATGTCGGCGAGCGTTTCAAGGACCGCATCACCAAGTTCGCGGAAGAATTCGACACCAAGCTGATTTTCGATTGCGACGTCGGCAGCGATGAGCAGATCAATGCCCTGTTCGCCGATCTGGGCAAGTCCTGGGATCAGCTCGACGGCCTGGTGCACGCGATCGGCTTTGCGCCGGCTGAAGCAATCGCCGGCGATTTCCTGGATGGCCTCTCTCGCGAAGGCTTCAAGATCGCCCACGACATCTCGGCCTACAGCTTCCCGGCAATGGCCAAGGCCGCGCTGCCGCTGCTGCGCCAGAACTCGGCGCTGCTGACGCTGACTTACCTCGGTTCCGAGCGCGTCGTGCCGAACTACAACACCATGGGCCTGGCCAAGGCTTCGCTGGAAGCCAGCGTGCGCTACCTAGCGGAATCGCTCGGCCCCAAGGGCGTGCGCGTCAACGGCGTCTCCGCAGGTCCGATCAAGACGCTGGCCGCCAGCGGCATCAAGGGCTTCGGCAAGATCCTGGGCTTCGTCTCCGATCACGCTCCGTTGCGCCGCAACGTAACTATCGAGGACGTTGGCAATGCATCGGCCTTCCTGCTGTCCGACCTGGCCGGCGGCATTACCGGTGAAATCACTTATGTGGACGGCGGCTTTTCGCGTGTCGTCGGCGGTATCTCTGAATAA
- a CDS encoding DEAD/DEAH box helicase, whose product MTFETLGLHPSIIKALTDSGYTAPTPVQEQAIPAAIAGKDLLVSSQTGSGKTAAFMLPSLHKFASMAPAAAGAKTPNQEAQAAKARGERPRFRAAQPKMLVLTPTRELALQVTTATDKYCAHMRRLKAVSILGGMPYPKQMQLLSRNPEILVATPGRLIDHMDSGKIDFSELEILVLDEADRMLDMGFIEDIEKIVAATPATRQTMLFSATLDGVVGNMAKRITNAPQIIQIAGSATKHENIAQRVHFVDDLSHKNRLLDFLLRDVTMDQAVVFTATKRDADTIADRLNIAGFAAAALHGDMHQGARNRTLDGMRRGQVRVLVATDVAARGIDVPGITHVFNYDLPKFPEDYVHRIGRTGRAGRNGVAVSLVNHAEGMHVKRIERFTKQPIPVDIVEGYEPKKTAAPARSARKPGGWRPGDNRSGPARPAGSGNGNGGGRSFGGKPAGSGGPRKDGGGYKGAGARSDGGARRSYGDR is encoded by the coding sequence ATGACTTTTGAAACACTAGGCCTGCACCCATCGATCATCAAAGCCTTGACCGACTCCGGCTACACCGCGCCGACTCCGGTCCAGGAACAGGCTATCCCTGCGGCCATCGCCGGCAAGGATCTGCTGGTGTCGTCGCAGACCGGCTCCGGCAAGACCGCAGCGTTCATGCTGCCGTCGCTGCATAAATTCGCCTCGATGGCGCCTGCCGCTGCCGGCGCCAAGACTCCCAACCAGGAAGCGCAAGCCGCCAAGGCGCGCGGCGAACGTCCGCGTTTCCGTGCTGCACAGCCGAAGATGCTGGTGCTGACCCCGACCCGCGAACTGGCCCTGCAAGTGACCACCGCCACCGACAAGTACTGCGCCCACATGCGCCGCCTGAAGGCCGTGTCGATCCTGGGCGGCATGCCTTACCCGAAACAGATGCAATTGCTGTCGCGCAATCCTGAAATCCTGGTGGCGACACCTGGCCGCCTGATCGACCATATGGATTCGGGCAAGATCGATTTCTCCGAACTGGAAATCCTGGTCCTGGACGAAGCCGACCGCATGCTCGACATGGGTTTCATCGAAGACATCGAAAAGATCGTCGCTGCAACACCGGCAACGCGTCAAACCATGCTGTTCTCGGCAACGCTGGATGGCGTCGTCGGCAACATGGCCAAGCGCATCACCAATGCACCGCAGATCATCCAGATCGCCGGTTCCGCCACCAAGCATGAAAACATCGCCCAGCGCGTTCACTTCGTCGACGACCTGTCGCACAAGAATCGCCTGCTCGACTTCCTGCTGCGCGACGTCACCATGGACCAGGCTGTTGTCTTCACCGCCACCAAGCGTGACGCCGACACCATCGCCGACCGTCTGAACATCGCCGGTTTCGCCGCCGCCGCACTGCATGGCGACATGCACCAGGGCGCACGCAACCGCACACTGGACGGCATGCGCCGCGGCCAGGTGCGCGTGCTGGTGGCAACCGACGTTGCTGCTCGCGGCATCGATGTGCCAGGCATCACCCACGTGTTCAATTACGATCTGCCGAAGTTCCCGGAAGATTACGTTCACCGTATCGGCCGCACCGGTCGTGCCGGCCGTAATGGCGTGGCCGTCTCGCTGGTCAACCATGCTGAAGGCATGCACGTCAAACGTATCGAACGCTTCACCAAGCAACCGATTCCCGTCGACATCGTTGAAGGCTACGAGCCGAAGAAGACGGCAGCGCCTGCACGCAGCGCGCGCAAGCCGGGCGGCTGGCGTCCAGGCGACAACCGCAGCGGTCCGGCGCGTCCGGCCGGTAGCGGCAATGGCAATGGCGGCGGTCGCAGCTTCGGCGGCAAACCTGCCGGCAGCGGCGGTCCGCGCAAGGACGGCGGCGGCTACAAGGGCGCCGGCGCACGCTCCGACGGCGGCGCACGTCGCTCGTACGGCGATCGCTGA
- a CDS encoding PqiC family protein: MQRSVTFISLAAAALLLSACASAPTRFYTLADTAAPATAAARAIPTGQTYIEVAPVAVPERLARPQIVVRTDATRVDILEQDRWSAPFNNELRDALASGVANRLGAVDVTRGGRPVNQPVYRIVVELRQLDAVKGGKVDAAFGWTITRSDNSSSAVCRLTVVEPAAGLGVDGVVQGMQRAVANAADAIAADVTALRAGKTGVCSS, translated from the coding sequence ATGCAGCGCAGTGTCACTTTCATTTCGTTGGCGGCGGCAGCGCTGCTGCTGAGCGCCTGCGCTTCGGCGCCGACGCGTTTCTATACGCTGGCGGATACGGCCGCACCTGCCACGGCCGCAGCCAGAGCGATCCCGACCGGACAGACCTACATCGAAGTCGCCCCGGTCGCCGTGCCGGAACGCCTGGCGCGACCGCAGATCGTGGTGCGCACCGACGCCACGCGCGTGGATATTCTGGAACAGGACCGGTGGTCCGCGCCGTTCAACAACGAGTTGCGCGACGCGTTGGCAAGCGGCGTGGCAAACCGGCTCGGTGCGGTCGACGTGACGCGTGGCGGCCGTCCCGTCAACCAGCCGGTCTATCGCATCGTGGTCGAATTGCGCCAGCTCGACGCGGTCAAGGGCGGCAAGGTCGATGCCGCTTTCGGCTGGACCATCACGCGCAGCGACAATAGCAGCAGCGCGGTGTGCCGCCTGACGGTGGTGGAGCCGGCAGCAGGACTGGGCGTTGACGGCGTGGTGCAAGGCATGCAGCGCGCAGTGGCGAATGCGGCCGACGCGATTGCAGCCGATGTGACGGCATTGCGGGCAGGGAAGACCGGCGTCTGCAGCAGCTGA
- a CDS encoding PqiB family protein, with the protein MTEPTTPTSPPNRPEPRRERRRNWLPSLVWLIPIVAAVVGLTLVAKILVERGPVITISFISAEGLEAGKTKVKYKDVDIGQVQSITLSKDRSHVVTTVQLTKEAESFTADDTRFWVVRPRVAASGISGLNTLLSGAYIGADAGKSEETKKEFAGLEQPPIITRDTSGKQFVLHASDLGSVDIGSPVFYRRIKVGQVAAYDLDQDGRGVTLRIFINAPYDKFVGISSRFWHASGFDMQINASGFKLHTQSLATVVLGGIAFKSIDDLDSPAPARENTSFRLAEDEAAAMKEPDGRSQTVLLYFNQSLRGLEPGAAVDFRGVVLGEVKSIGIEYNDKTREFVMPVVVELYPDRLGRKFNEQQESRYTPRQRLKYLVSRGLRAQLRSGSLLTGQVYVALDFFPNAAPAQIDIDRTPLVFPTIPNSLDEIQNQIGDITRKLSKVPFDKIGDDLRKTLATLNRTLTGAEQTMNKINNDVAPEITAAMRDARKTLSAAERTLSEDAPLQQDVRQTMQELSRAAASIRVLTDYLQQHPESLIRGKQEDK; encoded by the coding sequence ATGACTGAACCAACGACGCCCACATCGCCACCGAACCGGCCGGAACCAAGGCGCGAACGCCGGCGCAACTGGCTGCCTTCGCTGGTCTGGCTGATTCCCATCGTCGCCGCCGTGGTCGGCCTGACGCTGGTGGCCAAGATCCTGGTCGAACGCGGCCCGGTCATCACCATCAGTTTCATCTCGGCCGAGGGCCTCGAGGCAGGCAAGACCAAGGTCAAGTACAAGGATGTCGACATCGGCCAGGTGCAGTCGATCACGCTCAGCAAGGATCGCTCGCACGTGGTCACCACGGTGCAGCTGACCAAGGAGGCGGAAAGCTTCACCGCCGACGACACGCGTTTCTGGGTAGTGCGTCCGCGCGTGGCGGCATCGGGCATTTCGGGATTGAATACACTGCTGTCGGGCGCGTACATCGGCGCCGACGCCGGCAAGTCGGAAGAAACCAAGAAGGAATTCGCCGGCCTCGAGCAACCGCCCATCATCACGCGCGACACCTCGGGCAAGCAGTTCGTGCTGCATGCCTCCGATCTCGGCTCGGTCGACATCGGCTCGCCGGTGTTCTACCGCCGCATCAAGGTCGGCCAGGTCGCGGCCTATGACCTCGACCAGGATGGCCGCGGCGTGACGCTGCGCATTTTCATCAATGCACCCTACGACAAGTTCGTCGGCATCAGTTCGCGCTTCTGGCACGCCAGCGGTTTCGACATGCAGATCAACGCCAGCGGCTTCAAGCTGCATACCCAATCGCTGGCGACGGTGGTGCTCGGCGGCATTGCGTTCAAGAGCATCGACGATCTCGATTCGCCGGCGCCCGCCAGGGAAAATACCAGCTTCCGGCTGGCCGAAGACGAAGCCGCCGCAATGAAGGAGCCGGACGGCCGCTCGCAAACCGTGCTGCTGTATTTCAACCAGTCCCTGCGCGGCCTCGAGCCGGGTGCGGCGGTGGACTTCCGCGGCGTGGTGCTGGGCGAGGTCAAATCGATCGGCATCGAATACAACGACAAGACCCGCGAGTTCGTGATGCCGGTGGTGGTGGAGCTGTATCCCGACCGCCTTGGCCGCAAGTTCAACGAGCAACAGGAATCGCGCTATACGCCACGTCAACGCCTGAAGTATCTGGTCTCGCGCGGCCTGCGCGCGCAATTGCGCAGCGGCAGCCTGTTGACCGGGCAGGTGTACGTGGCGCTCGACTTCTTCCCGAATGCGGCGCCGGCGCAGATCGATATCGACAGGACGCCGCTGGTGTTCCCGACCATACCGAACAGCCTCGACGAGATCCAGAACCAGATCGGCGACATCACGCGCAAGCTCAGCAAGGTGCCGTTCGACAAGATCGGCGACGACCTGCGCAAGACGCTGGCGACGCTCAACCGCACCCTCACCGGCGCCGAGCAGACCATGAACAAGATCAACAACGACGTCGCACCGGAAATCACCGCCGCCATGCGCGATGCGCGCAAGACGCTCAGCGCCGCCGAACGGACCTTGTCCGAAGATGCGCCGTTGCAGCAGGACGTGCGCCAGACCATGCAGGAGTTGTCGCGCGCGGCGGCGTCGATTCGCGTGTTGACCGATTATTTGCAGCAGCATCCGGAATCGCTGATTCGCGGCAAGCAGGAGGATAAATAA